The genomic stretch CTGAATCTGTAGAAACTTGCAGCAGGGTCACCACCGCTGACCCACTTAAATTACAGGAAGGTGCAGGGATGCAATGGCCAGGGTTGACAGATAGTTTGCTGAGACGTGGGCAGCCTAACACCATCACTAATGGGCTGCTAAGGGGTAAACCTGAGAATCTGAGCAAGCTTCGTCGAAGTTTTGACAAGTCAGATATCAGCTGCCTAATACCTGCTACAGTTCCTAGTGTGGAGATGGTGAGTGATCAAAAGGTTTCTCATACCACTGACGCCCAAGCCACAAAAGAGGATGGGTTGCAAGCAGAACACAGAGAGAGTGTAATAACATTCACACATGTAGAGGCTGGAGAGAGTGCCAGATGACAGTTCGCTAGCTTTATTTGATCCCCAACAATGTGGCTTTACTGACCAGACCGTAGTGAATGCAGACGAAACAGGTTTTGTTCCTACAATGGTTCTCTTGCCTTGAGTGAACCTCAGCAGTCTAGCTTTGGTGATCGAACAATGATAGCTGAAGACTGCTTCGATTGTGATGATTGCATTGCCAGTCAGAACTTGCTGacagcagctgatgacagttctgATTCTGATACAGAGTCCGAAGCAGGATTCTCCACTATATCTGGTGGGACAGTCATTCACAACCCAAAGGGACTCGCACTCTCCTGCACTAACCTCCAGTCTGATGATGAAGCATCAGTTCTTAGCTTAGGCTACTGTGGCTCCAGCGTGTCAGTTAATGCTCCTCCACTACTTCAGCCATCCACGAGTGTTGATTACCTCATCAGCTCTGCTTCAGAAACATCTGTCAGCAGTCACGTCAGGGTAATGGAGAGAACAATTTCCTCAGACAGTGGCAAGGGCTCAATGCTAGAGAGTGCAACAGCTTTTCCCGACGACCAGTTTTCTTTGCAAGAAAACCTATCTAAAGTAGACTCCAAGGAAGAAATATCAAAGTCAAAGATGTTAAAAGACAAGGAAATTTCCAAGTCAGCTGACAACAATATTCTCCGCAAGGCTACCAAGTGTGCATCTGATGATAAGCTGCACACCAAGTCTCGAGAAGACTGCCCTCCCAAACGCTCTCACAGTCTGCATACTGTTGGGTCTGAGAGGCACTTCAATTTTATCCCCAATCTTCAGATCTCAGCTGAAACTCACAGACTTCTGACCAGGGCTGGTTTTCTTCAGGATGCAGAAGTTCCTCATCATGTTAAAGATGTTTCTGTCCCACTGAGGTCACCCCAGAAATCGGGTGGTATTGCATTCCACAAGGACATTTACAGGGCATCATGCCGAAGTATGGACATAGTGGCAGTGAATAGAAACAATCACTCCTGCAGGCGGCAGACTTgtgagaaaaaaacagagaagtCCCAGGCAGACTTAGTGACACTCAAAATTTCTAAGATTGAATCATTAGATAAAAACCACTGCAAAGAAGGACAGGAGCTAGTTTTAGGCCAGGGTTTCAGTCAGAGTGAGCATAATGGTCGACCCAAGACTTCCATTTTGAAGCATGCTGAATTCCACCTTCAAAAACACGACAGCATTGCTCATATCAAAGAAACTAAGGCTGGACATGTTGCAGCTAACATTCAGGTCATAAACAGCATTGATTACCCCTCATTAGATAAGCCAGTcagatctcaacatttttttacctCTTTCACTCGCAGGCGTCGCATGTCTCCAGTCAGGATACCCACCATCTTTGCAAAAGATaacgaaaaagaaatacattatcGTGAGCTGGCTCGGAAAGTTTCCAAGCGAAGTCAGGGAGAAGAAACTCTAATGACCAAAGTTGTTCCATCAAATGATAAAAACCCTTCCAAAAAACTGGTGCTACATCAGGGAATAGGTGTTGACGATGTTCAGTCTCCAGAAACTTGTTCTGAAGAGCTCCAGCAAGCATCTTTCACTGCTGACTGTGCTGCAAATTTTAAGTCATCTAATAATGAAAACTGTACCTCTGCAGATGTcacaaaagttattaaaaagtCAGAGCTTATTTTCAGTCCCCTTGGCAACCCGAACACAGATTTGAGTGCCTCTCTAATGGAATCCATTGAGGAAGTGATTACCCCATGCAGACATAGACGCCGAAGCCATAACCTTGGAGATCGTCGTCCACTTAATGAGAAGACCAATCAAGCAGCGCCTTATGGCATGCCAGAAACAAAATGGTCGCCTGAAAAAGAAGCCAGAAAACTCCAGCCTTCATTCTCATCTCTAGACAAGCTTTTCATGGAAAGAGACAGTTGTGTAACTGAGAGCATCCATACAGACCCTTTGCAGCTTACctagcatcttcagcatcaccCAGAGCACTACTGAAGCTGAATATACTACACCAGTCCTGACACAAGTGCTCTTGCTGCAACCATTTTAAGTGtgataatgttttatatattttttagacACAAACTGATGCTTTGTAATGTGCATTTTCTTTCATCACTTGGTATGTTAAATTTGTTGATAGAGGCAAAGACCATCATCAATTGATTTGgctttgaaagaagaaaaacataccACAGTCTCTTTGCTTTGCTCTATAGCAATCTTCTATATCTTGATGTCCTTATTCTTCCATTTGACACTGCAACATTTCTTTTAGCCAGTATatagttttaaatgaatttgGATTCTAGGAAGACCGTCTAGATGGTCTATTGTTTGAAAACTGAGTGATGGAacaatttcacaatttttacaGAGGTTATGTCTCAATTTTGAAAGAGTCACAACTTAAGTCTCTAAAGATGGGCTTTGCACTGCTCATGTAGAGTCTTACTGGATCTCTGCTTGTTGAGAAGCATTACTGCAAGGAAAGATGTTTAGCTTATCCATTTTTCGTAAATGCTGTATAACTGAACTTGCAGGTACATGaggcaaaagataaaaataaaatttagagaGATATGCCCTGAACATGAGGACTCTCCAGCCCTCAGTCAGCTGCTGGTTTGTGACAGTGTCTATGGGTTAAACGACCTACTTTCTGCAAGAAGAGAGATTCTCAAGATAACGCTCTTACATGCATCATAAATGTTCCATTTTTCAGTATAAAACAGTGAGCATCAAAGGCAAACATATTTGCTAGGCATTAGTTCATGTATTTTTGCAGACACTGCACAGCATTGTTAAACTGCATCTACTCCAGGCAAACAGCTGTAAAAGTGACAGCTAACAATATGTATTAATATCAAAATGACAGCTTACAATATGTATCAATATTCAAGTAAATTGTAAAACCAGGGGCAGTAGTTATAATAAAGCAAGGCCAAGTCATTGGCTtggggcaacatgggaaactcaaggaaaagcatcttgtttccaaaattataaagcaaTGTTCAGACCCTGGAAATATTGTTTTGCCCCTGGAGCGGTAGCAAATGTGCCCAGAGATAAACATGAAACAGCATTCGAGGGatctttataattttggaaacaagacactttttcTTGGGTTCCCCATGGCAACAACCTgccctcacttcataactacggctCCTGAGCTATACAaagctgtaaaaattatttcatgtaATACATTGAAAGACTCCTTGTCTGAAACTGAGCTGTTACATTAAAATGGTTGAaggcatatttttttcaacttgtttttaatttatactaTTTGTGTTAACGTCTTTATATTTTGCACTCAGCATCAGATGATGGAGGCAAAATGGTTATAGAAGAAAAACTTATTATATagcatatttgtgtttattgctCTTGAAATGGAAGGTGCCTTACACTTAAGGCTGTCATTGTTCAGGAAATGTAGAGATCACAGAGTTTCGGTGAGAATGGTAAACGGATTAAGAATCTGTGCTTACATTACCATTTGGCAGACATTTACCTTGGACATTAAAGCAGCACTGCGCTGGCTG from Pomacea canaliculata isolate SZHN2017 linkage group LG8, ASM307304v1, whole genome shotgun sequence encodes the following:
- the LOC112570270 gene encoding uncharacterized protein LOC112570270; translation: MENVRLIHSVDKLKHLRTLVKQDLKQLGIKVPKSKRTKKLNQSRNSSQDGMLAAGIFGNYLSFIPSTFIPDCGFVPKFLVDAAEIIRKNSMAEGIFRKSGSINRQKELKQQIEEGQKLQSENMHDVTGLIKQFFRELPEPLLTITYHDCFVRTYYLPPPDQVEAMLLLCLLLPPEHLSTLRFTMGLLSHLSEHYEHNKMDCSNLAVVLAPNIIHVNSRSQKMNATEEKLLQVQTSIVELLIVHAQRIGVVSESLYQRTCLMTECFGTEDELDGSDDNMLEDAKEARKKQRKRSGSLQGLVSSIGRGLSKLRRSTEGKNNLTTSSTSSSLSSTLSGLPDEHGLTSQLLSQSHTLPKPATKESVPTGVLSVAVPATPVLRKRKASTDGIPFSSTKKKAILEQLPYCSALGATPFTPASARRPELERAMQAGGDTPRFALPDKHHLDFSTTPNNNNWTVHKRLGLLSPASSNKTKRNNTHLCHRSGKAKHLLKRLSGVKDKDFAGPERKRKIGKHLKNPASVLGNMAVSEITSSIPLAEDLHLLSSSKLHDASTSSNISVHNALNQSFIAHDDEVGGKDKYTVLIYSESTSVQSESVETCSRVTTADPLKLQEGAGMQWPGLTDSLLRRGQPNTITNGLLRGKPENLSKLRRSFDKSDISCLIPATVPSVEMVSDQKVSHTTDAQATKEDGLQAEHRESVITFTHVEAGESARYRSECRRNRFCSYNGSLALSEPQQSSFGDRTMIAEDCFDCDDCIASQNLLTAADDSSDSDTESEAGFSTISGGTVIHNPKGLALSCTNLQSDDEASVLSLGYCGSSVSVNAPPLLQPSTSVDYLISSASETSVSSHVRVMERTISSDSGKGSMLESATAFPDDQFSLQENLSKVDSKEEISKSKMLKDKEISKSADNNILRKATKCASDDKLHTKSREDCPPKRSHSLHTVGSERHFNFIPNLQISAETHRLLTRAGFLQDAEVPHHVKDVSVPLRSPQKSGGIAFHKDIYRASCRSMDIVAVNRNNHSCRRQTCEKKTEKSQADLVTLKISKIESLDKNHCKEGQELVLGQGFSQSEHNGRPKTSILKHAEFHLQKHDSIAHIKETKAGHVAANIQVINSIDYPSLDKPVRSQHFFTSFTRRRRMSPVRIPTIFAKDNEKEIHYRELARKVSKRSQGEETLMTKVVPSNDKNPSKKLVLHQGIGVDDVQSPETCSEELQQASFTADCAANFKSSNNENCTSADVTKVIKKSELIFSPLGNPNTDLSASLMESIEEVITPCRHRRRSHNLGDRRPLNEKTNQAAPYGMPETKWSPEKEARKLQPSFSSLDKLFMERDSCVTESIHTDPLQLT